Proteins from a single region of Corylus avellana chromosome ca11, CavTom2PMs-1.0:
- the LOC132165549 gene encoding ninja-family protein mc410 isoform X1, producing MEDENGLELSLGLSCGGLSVKSKGKNGSSSDARTEEGDKGNKLVDDFKNFLHAGTQKQDSSTGSQRNDSIKVQENFFNDLSKNNTEGDSSMNLNGRGVWAANSNKSAEMEDEKRREAGSKRKMLFDEINHQKKQERDAHADLHDKTRTSHISITTEDGSTAENEDVAESEVEGSTSKLVSQHDDGPKRFFGVGGSSEVSKEVRGFADSSVVDLNGQKRFNSTSENEFKLGNMPYGVPFSLQSVNMMNVPYSLHVKESNSIGVPSMSGQQPPGMMQVMPSASSDRSGAQSVNPGNLPLMFGYAPVQLPLLDKDNSWGLFSQPQQFHPSYAGRGPPNSAIAPNSSEATQYDGRTLERAKGDGKQHGPEEGSSSQVEEDVKGSSTNLRAKDASDRSTADAFSLNFSAIKPGIAADVKFGGCGSYPNLPWVSTIGPNGRTISGVTYRYSPNEIRIVCACHGSHMSPEEFVRHAGGEEHVNPENGTNGVTVPNSNPSASAQS from the exons ATGGAAGATGAGAATGGGCTTGAGCTTAGCTTGGGTTTATCCTGTGGTGGATTGTCTGTCAAGTCAAAGGGTAAAAATGGTAGCTCCTCAGATGCTAGGACAGAAGAGGGTGATAAAGGGAACAAATTAGTGGATGATTTTAAGAACTTTCTCCATGCTGGCACGCAGAAGCAAGACTCAAGTACTGGATCTCAGAGAAATGATTCTATAAAGGTTCAGGAAAACTTTTTTAATGACCTTTCCAAGAACAATACTGAAGGAGATTCTTCTATGAACTTGAATGGGAGAGGAGTCTGGGCTGCAAACAGCAACAAGTCTGCTGAAATGGAGGACGAAAAACGGAGAGAGGCAGGTAGCAAGCGTAAGATGTTGTTTGATGAGATAAACCATCAAAAAAAGCAGGAGAGAGACGCTCATGCTGATTTACATGACAAGACGAGAACATCACACATTTCCATAACGACAGAAGATGGCTCAACTGCTGAAAATGAAGATGTTGCAGAGTCTGAAGTTGAGGGTTCAACGTCAAAGCTTGTTTCACAACATGATGATGGCCCCAAACGATTCTTTGGAGTTGGTGGTTCTTCTGAGGTTTCAAAGGAGGTTCGTGGGTTTGCTGATTCAAGTGTTGTGGACTTAAATGGGCAAAAGAGGTTTAACAGTACATCAGAAAATGAATTTAAGCTTGGCAATATGCCCTATGGCGTTCCTTTCTCACTTCAATCAGTAAACATGATGAATGTGCCTTATTCTTTACATGTGAAGGAGTCAAACTCCATTGGTGTACCCAGCATGTCAGGCCAACAGCCCCCTGGAATGATGCAGGTGATGCCTTCTGCAAGTAGTGATCGATCAGGGGCACAGAGTGTGAATCCTGGAAACTTGCCACTAATGTTTGGCTATGCACCAGTCCAGCTTCCATTGTTGGATAAGGATAACTCCTGGGGTTTGTTTTCTCAACCTCAACAGTTCCACCCTTCCTATGCTGGTAGAGGACCACCAAACTCAG CAATTGCACCTAATTCATCAGAGGCTACACAATATGATGGGAGGACATTAGAACGGGCCAAAGGTGATGGCAAACAGCATGGCCCTGAAGAAGGCTCCTCCTCTCAGGTAGAAGAAGATGTGAAAGGGAGTAGCACAAACCTAAGGGCAAAAGATGCGTCTGACCGTTCAACAGCGGATgctttttctctcaatttttcaGCTATAAAGCCGGGCATTGCAGCGGACGTGAAATTTGGGGGATGTGGCTCTTACCCAAACCTACCATGGGTTTCTACCATAGGCCCCAATGGTAGGACGATTTCTGGTGTAACTTACAGATACAGCCCAAACGAAATTAGGATTGTGTGTGCTTGCCATGGTTCCCATATGTCCCCTGAAGAGTTTGTTCGGCATGCTGGTGGTGAAGAGCATGTTAATCCAGAGAATGGCACTAATGGGGTGACAGTTCCTAATAGCAACCCTTCTGCCTCTGCTCAGAGCTGA
- the LOC132165549 gene encoding ninja-family protein mc410 isoform X2, protein MEDENGLELSLGLSCGGLSVKSKGKNGSSSDARTEEGDKGNKLVDDFKNFLHAGTQKQDSSTGSQRNDSIKVQENFFNDLSKNNTEGDSSMNLNGRGVWAANSNKSAEMEDEKRREAGSKRKMLFDEINHQKKQERDAHADLHDKTRTSHISITTEDGSTAENEDVAESEVEGSTSKLVSQHDDGPKRFFGVGGSSEVSKEVRGFADSSVVDLNGQKRFNSTSENEFKLGNMPYGVPFSLQSVNMMNVPYSLHVKESNSIGVPSMSGQQPPGMMQVMPSASSDRSGAQSVNPGNLPLMFGYAPVQLPLLDKDNSWGLFSQPQQFHPSYAGRGPPNSEATQYDGRTLERAKGDGKQHGPEEGSSSQVEEDVKGSSTNLRAKDASDRSTADAFSLNFSAIKPGIAADVKFGGCGSYPNLPWVSTIGPNGRTISGVTYRYSPNEIRIVCACHGSHMSPEEFVRHAGGEEHVNPENGTNGVTVPNSNPSASAQS, encoded by the exons ATGGAAGATGAGAATGGGCTTGAGCTTAGCTTGGGTTTATCCTGTGGTGGATTGTCTGTCAAGTCAAAGGGTAAAAATGGTAGCTCCTCAGATGCTAGGACAGAAGAGGGTGATAAAGGGAACAAATTAGTGGATGATTTTAAGAACTTTCTCCATGCTGGCACGCAGAAGCAAGACTCAAGTACTGGATCTCAGAGAAATGATTCTATAAAGGTTCAGGAAAACTTTTTTAATGACCTTTCCAAGAACAATACTGAAGGAGATTCTTCTATGAACTTGAATGGGAGAGGAGTCTGGGCTGCAAACAGCAACAAGTCTGCTGAAATGGAGGACGAAAAACGGAGAGAGGCAGGTAGCAAGCGTAAGATGTTGTTTGATGAGATAAACCATCAAAAAAAGCAGGAGAGAGACGCTCATGCTGATTTACATGACAAGACGAGAACATCACACATTTCCATAACGACAGAAGATGGCTCAACTGCTGAAAATGAAGATGTTGCAGAGTCTGAAGTTGAGGGTTCAACGTCAAAGCTTGTTTCACAACATGATGATGGCCCCAAACGATTCTTTGGAGTTGGTGGTTCTTCTGAGGTTTCAAAGGAGGTTCGTGGGTTTGCTGATTCAAGTGTTGTGGACTTAAATGGGCAAAAGAGGTTTAACAGTACATCAGAAAATGAATTTAAGCTTGGCAATATGCCCTATGGCGTTCCTTTCTCACTTCAATCAGTAAACATGATGAATGTGCCTTATTCTTTACATGTGAAGGAGTCAAACTCCATTGGTGTACCCAGCATGTCAGGCCAACAGCCCCCTGGAATGATGCAGGTGATGCCTTCTGCAAGTAGTGATCGATCAGGGGCACAGAGTGTGAATCCTGGAAACTTGCCACTAATGTTTGGCTATGCACCAGTCCAGCTTCCATTGTTGGATAAGGATAACTCCTGGGGTTTGTTTTCTCAACCTCAACAGTTCCACCCTTCCTATGCTGGTAGAGGACCACCAAACTCAG AGGCTACACAATATGATGGGAGGACATTAGAACGGGCCAAAGGTGATGGCAAACAGCATGGCCCTGAAGAAGGCTCCTCCTCTCAGGTAGAAGAAGATGTGAAAGGGAGTAGCACAAACCTAAGGGCAAAAGATGCGTCTGACCGTTCAACAGCGGATgctttttctctcaatttttcaGCTATAAAGCCGGGCATTGCAGCGGACGTGAAATTTGGGGGATGTGGCTCTTACCCAAACCTACCATGGGTTTCTACCATAGGCCCCAATGGTAGGACGATTTCTGGTGTAACTTACAGATACAGCCCAAACGAAATTAGGATTGTGTGTGCTTGCCATGGTTCCCATATGTCCCCTGAAGAGTTTGTTCGGCATGCTGGTGGTGAAGAGCATGTTAATCCAGAGAATGGCACTAATGGGGTGACAGTTCCTAATAGCAACCCTTCTGCCTCTGCTCAGAGCTGA
- the LOC132166540 gene encoding E3 ubiquitin-protein ligase ATL42 yields the protein MNRLSSLIILVLLHFIFFHVKAQSSIGQGDPNSQNFQPSVGIVIAILSLMFSVTLLLLVYAKFCHRPGPAAHHGDLPQNFAFIRSSSRFSGIDKTVIESLPFFRFSSLKGSKEGLECAVCLSKFEDIEMLRLLPKCKHAFHIACIDSWLEKHASCPICRHRVSPEDPTIFTYTHSMRLMNQSELQGEEANIGLFVQREEEDHHRGSSRFSIGSSFRKAEKGNNKEEISLIQEEAEEQKVLHKHKHKIVVSDFVFKNRWSSVSSSDLMFLNSEMLTSLSSNRFSCLDSNTQQSTSSGAAENAQIVKIKEEMEMKRSFESKVSALNKTSPVSFPDLPSTSSYMSPGERRSMSEITALSRYEDSGMKNRIGETSLLGNTAKEERLRRLWLPIAKRTVQWYANRDRRSQQPQKTQHELDV from the coding sequence ATGAATCGGTTAAGTTCTCTGATCATCTTGGTTCTTCTccacttcattttctttcatgtcAAAGCACAATCTTCCATTGGCCAAGGAGATCCGAATTCACAAAATTTTCAACCAAGTGTTGGGATTGTCATAGCAATCCTGTCGCTGATGTTTTCAGTAACATTACTTCTTCTTGTGTATGCAAAATTCTGTCATAGGCCAGGGCCTGCAGCTCATCATGGGGATCTTCCACAGAACTTTGCATTTATTAGATCGAGCTCTCGATTTTCCGGGATAGATAAGACGGTGATCGAATCGCTTCCCTTTTTCAGATTCTCTTCCCTCAAGGGATCAAAGGAAGGACTTGAATGTGCAGTCTGTCTATCCAAATTTGAAGATATTGAAATGCTGCGGCTGCTGCCAAAGTGCAAACATGCCTTTCACATTGCCTGCATCGACAGTTGGCTTGAAAAGCACGCCAGCTGTCCTATTTGCAGGCACAGGGTAAGCCCTGAGGATCCAACAATTTTCACATACACACATAGTATGAGATTGATGAACCAATCGGAGCTGCAGGGGGAGGAAGCCAACATAGGCCTCTTTGtgcagagagaagaagaagatcatcaTCGGGGGTCTTCAAGATTTAGTATTGGAAGCAGCTTTCGAAAAGCTGAAAAGGGTAATAACAAGGAAGAGATATCCTTAATCCAAGAAGAAGCAGAGGAGCAGAAAGTCTTGCATAAGCACAAACACAAGATTGTTGTATCCGACTTTGTCTTCAAGAACAGGTGGAGCAGTGTGAGCTCTTCTGACCTGATGTTCTTGAATTCAGAGATGCTTACTTCTTTGTCAAGCAACAGATTCTCTTGTTTGGATTCGAATACCCAGCAGTCCACATCTTCAGGAGCTGCAGAAAATGCACAGATTGTGAAGATTAAGGAGGAGATGGAGATGAAGAGATCGTTTGAGAGCAAAGTTAGTGCACTCAATAAAACCAGTCCAGTTTCATTTCCAGACCTTCCTTCTACATCAAGCTATATGAGTCCAGGGGAGAGAAGATCAATGTCAGAAATTACTGCTCTGTCAAGATATGAAGATTCAGGCATGAAGAACAGAATTGGAGAGACTTCTTTGCTGGGAAACACTGCGAAAGAGGAAAGACTCAGGCGGCTTTGGTTGCCGATTGCCAAAAGAACAGTTCAATGGTATGCCAATAGAGACAGAAGATCCCAACAGCCTCAGAAAACACAACATGAATTAGATGTATAG